From one Gemmatimonadaceae bacterium genomic stretch:
- a CDS encoding protein kinase, with translation MRLLDGETPVGGAGQQPRRLAVLAMLAAHPTTGVTRAKLLGQLWPETSEDRGRQALSQALYALRRDAGGQSLVRGAAELLELDPSVISSDIGDFLQAEASADHAQMASLYVGPFLDGIFLDDALGFERWADDLRARLASRAASAFEHLATSADAAGDHAAAVHWWRRLTDIDALGTQAALGLMSALHRHGQRAVALEHADRYHARVREDLDREPSSAVRDAADRLRRRSATAAHTSEPSPPSTPDESTLAGRYVLGREIGRGGMAAVFLARDVRHERDVAIKMLHPELAEALGRERLSREILVTAALRHPNILPLFDSGEADGTLFYVMPFVDGETLRAMLARTGTLSVDVAVRLCGEVADALAHAHARGIVHRDIKPENILVSDSHAIVADFGIARLVSDASQPMLTQAGFAVGTPAYMSPEQFTDGRDADGRSDVFSLACVMYEMLAGRPPWIAASAHMLLTKRLVEVPPLVSTFRPETPAAIADLLARALHPDPGQRTITAAAFAAQLASSAAPSPMRDAAPLPRPPGALIGRDRELVTAGALLTRPDIRLLTVTGAGGAGKTRFALRVAAEACATFTDGVRFIDLSSVHDTDGLLTHIAAALGAREGEGRSALDALVHVIGERQVLLLLDNFEQVVAGAMALTPLLTRCPQLTLLVTSRIRLRLRGEHEFHLTPLAVPDLASADTDAYRASPAVELFLRVARDAQQDFDADDATLRAIAEICTRLDGLPLAIELAASRCRVLSPRAIIARLDRRFDLLVGGARDLPARQQTLRGAIAWGYDLLAPAEQRALRGLAAFTGGAAFADAVAVLSTTEDALLDAVQTLVDSCLVRRVEMPDGDTRFTMLESIREFRATAAVPAGEADEIRDRHFRVFADRAASLPAELEGERSVSALARFDHERGNFNAALDHADRKADGAGFGRLVLSLWRAWLVRGAWGEARRRIAQGIQLPDMHGTALHAELLGADSTLAQNQGDYQIAYQSAEHAHALWRALGDRSGEARTLGVMGWLAWRLCAFTDARRLSTECLALHQEQGNPRGVALALSNLGWVALFEGQMETSREALTESLALRRALGDTRNVAFTLTVLGWTTLRCGDHDRAEALLREACEHFETLGERQLLAFNGSIRAQAAGERGDLAIAAQLVAESTTVFRDIGDRWGLSLALRVSADVAMQQRRHEDAARAVDEARAIASATGDRYGVLQADARRALLQRATGLAETDLTGLGDHVAAGAVALGIPNPLAPPEAPIAPPSHP, from the coding sequence TTGCGGCTCCTCGATGGCGAGACGCCGGTGGGCGGCGCCGGCCAGCAACCACGGCGACTCGCGGTGCTGGCCATGCTCGCCGCCCACCCCACCACGGGTGTGACGCGCGCCAAGCTCCTTGGCCAGCTGTGGCCCGAGACGTCCGAGGACCGCGGACGCCAGGCCCTCTCGCAGGCGCTGTACGCCTTGCGTCGTGACGCCGGCGGGCAGTCGCTGGTGCGCGGTGCAGCCGAATTGCTGGAACTGGATCCGTCGGTGATCAGCAGCGACATCGGCGACTTCCTGCAGGCCGAGGCATCCGCCGATCACGCCCAGATGGCGTCGCTGTACGTGGGTCCCTTCCTCGACGGCATCTTCCTCGACGACGCGCTCGGGTTCGAGCGATGGGCCGACGATTTGCGGGCCCGACTGGCCTCACGTGCGGCGTCGGCGTTCGAACACCTCGCGACCAGCGCCGACGCCGCAGGCGACCACGCCGCGGCCGTACACTGGTGGCGGCGACTGACCGACATCGATGCCCTCGGTACGCAGGCCGCGCTGGGGTTGATGTCGGCACTCCACCGCCACGGGCAACGCGCCGTGGCACTGGAGCACGCCGACCGCTATCACGCCCGTGTCCGTGAGGATCTCGACCGTGAGCCCTCGTCCGCAGTGCGCGACGCGGCCGACCGCCTGCGTCGGCGGTCGGCGACGGCGGCGCACACGTCGGAACCGTCGCCGCCCTCGACGCCGGACGAGTCCACGCTCGCCGGGCGCTATGTGCTCGGGCGCGAGATCGGACGCGGCGGCATGGCGGCGGTGTTCCTGGCGCGCGACGTGCGCCACGAACGGGACGTGGCGATCAAGATGCTGCACCCCGAACTGGCCGAGGCGCTGGGGCGCGAGCGGCTGTCCCGCGAGATCCTCGTCACGGCGGCGTTGCGGCACCCGAACATCCTGCCACTCTTCGACTCGGGCGAGGCGGACGGCACGCTGTTCTACGTCATGCCTTTCGTGGATGGGGAGACGCTCCGCGCGATGCTCGCGCGCACGGGCACGCTGTCGGTCGACGTGGCGGTGCGGCTGTGCGGCGAAGTGGCCGACGCGCTCGCACACGCGCACGCCCGTGGCATCGTCCATCGCGACATCAAGCCGGAGAACATCCTGGTCAGCGACAGTCATGCGATCGTCGCTGACTTCGGCATCGCGCGACTGGTGTCGGATGCCTCGCAGCCGATGCTGACGCAGGCCGGGTTTGCGGTGGGCACGCCGGCCTACATGAGTCCCGAGCAGTTCACCGACGGACGCGATGCGGACGGCCGTAGCGACGTCTTCTCGCTGGCCTGCGTGATGTACGAGATGCTGGCGGGTCGTCCACCATGGATCGCCGCTTCCGCGCACATGCTGCTCACCAAGCGCCTCGTCGAGGTGCCACCGCTCGTGAGCACGTTCCGGCCGGAGACGCCAGCCGCGATTGCAGACCTGCTGGCGCGCGCGCTGCACCCTGATCCCGGGCAACGTACGATCACGGCGGCGGCGTTCGCCGCCCAGCTGGCCTCCAGTGCCGCGCCGTCACCCATGCGTGACGCGGCGCCCCTGCCACGTCCGCCGGGTGCACTCATCGGACGCGACCGTGAGCTGGTGACGGCTGGTGCCCTGCTCACGCGCCCCGACATCCGCCTCCTGACGGTGACCGGCGCCGGCGGCGCCGGCAAGACGCGGTTTGCCCTGCGGGTGGCGGCTGAGGCATGCGCAACGTTCACCGATGGCGTCCGCTTCATCGACCTCTCCTCGGTGCACGACACTGACGGCCTGCTGACGCACATAGCAGCCGCACTCGGCGCCCGTGAGGGCGAAGGGCGTTCGGCACTCGACGCGCTGGTGCACGTGATCGGCGAGCGACAGGTCTTGCTGCTGCTCGACAACTTCGAGCAGGTCGTGGCAGGCGCGATGGCCCTCACGCCACTGTTGACCAGGTGCCCGCAACTCACACTGCTGGTCACCAGTCGCATCCGCCTCCGACTGCGTGGTGAACACGAGTTCCACCTCACGCCGCTGGCCGTACCGGACCTCGCGAGCGCTGACACCGACGCGTATCGCGCCAGTCCGGCGGTGGAGCTCTTCCTGCGCGTGGCGCGCGATGCACAGCAGGATTTCGACGCCGACGACGCCACGCTGCGCGCCATCGCCGAGATCTGCACGCGCCTCGACGGCCTGCCGCTGGCCATCGAGCTGGCGGCATCGCGGTGTCGCGTGCTGTCACCGCGCGCAATCATCGCGCGCCTGGATCGCCGCTTCGACCTCCTCGTGGGTGGCGCCCGCGACCTCCCCGCACGGCAGCAGACGCTCCGCGGCGCGATCGCATGGGGCTATGACCTGCTGGCGCCCGCCGAGCAACGTGCACTGCGGGGGCTGGCGGCCTTCACCGGTGGTGCCGCATTCGCCGATGCCGTCGCAGTGCTGTCGACGACGGAGGATGCGCTCCTCGACGCGGTGCAGACGCTGGTGGACAGCTGCCTGGTGCGGCGGGTGGAGATGCCGGATGGCGACACCCGGTTCACCATGCTCGAGAGCATCCGTGAATTCCGCGCCACCGCCGCCGTCCCTGCCGGCGAGGCCGACGAAATCCGCGACCGTCACTTTCGTGTGTTCGCCGACCGCGCCGCATCGCTGCCGGCCGAGCTCGAAGGGGAACGCTCCGTCTCAGCGCTGGCACGCTTCGACCATGAACGAGGCAACTTCAACGCCGCGCTCGACCATGCCGATCGCAAGGCTGACGGCGCCGGCTTCGGCCGCCTGGTGCTGTCACTCTGGCGCGCGTGGCTGGTCCGCGGCGCGTGGGGCGAGGCACGCCGTCGCATCGCGCAGGGAATCCAGCTGCCCGACATGCACGGCACCGCACTGCACGCGGAGTTGCTCGGCGCGGACAGCACCCTGGCGCAGAACCAGGGCGACTACCAGATCGCCTACCAGTCCGCGGAACATGCGCACGCCCTGTGGCGCGCGCTGGGTGATCGCAGCGGCGAGGCGCGGACGCTGGGCGTGATGGGATGGCTGGCGTGGCGGCTTTGCGCGTTCACCGACGCGCGGCGCCTGTCCACCGAGTGCCTGGCGCTCCATCAGGAGCAGGGAAACCCACGCGGCGTGGCGCTGGCGCTGTCGAACCTCGGCTGGGTCGCACTGTTCGAGGGTCAGATGGAGACCAGCCGCGAGGCGCTGACAGAAAGCCTCGCCTTGCGCCGCGCTCTGGGTGACACGCGTAACGTGGCGTTCACGCTCACGGTGCTGGGATGGACCACGCTGCGGTGTGGCGATCACGATCGCGCCGAGGCGCTCCTGCGTGAAGCGTGCGAGCACTTCGAGACCCTCGGCGAACGCCAACTGCTTGCCTTCAACGGAAGCATCCGGGCGCAAGCCGCGGGCGAGCGCGGCGACCTGGCGATCGCCGCACAACTCGTCGCGGAGTCGACCACGGTGTTCCGGGACATCGGCGACCGCTGGGGACTGAGCCTGGCGCTGCGCGTCAGCGCCGATGTGGCCATGCAGCAGCGACGCCACGAGGACGCAGCGCGTGCTGTGGACGAGGCCCGGGCCATTGCCAGTGCAACGGGGGATCGCTACGGCGTGCTGCAGGCCGACGCCCGACGCGCGCTGCTGCAGCGCGCGACGGGCCTTGCCGAGACCGACCTCACCGGGCTCGGGGATCACGTCGCGGCGGGCGCGGTCGCGCTTGGCATACCGAATCCGCTGGCGCCACCTGAGGCGCCCATCGCTCCGCCGTCGCATCCATGA
- a CDS encoding amidohydrolase, producing MHRYAAVVAVAVIGSSAALAQRDPLMQTVAARLSATEGEFIAFRRDLHQHPEASGNEVRTAERVAARLRALGLEVRTGVGGHGVVAVLPGGRPGPVVAYRADMDAVMTDDADPVAFRSLTPGVRHICGHDLHTTIGLALATALHAVRAQLPGTVLFIFQPAEERATGAHAMLGAGVFGPRAPDAIYALHTAPLEVGQLGTIAGDLMSGRDAYRITLSGSGDLAAAAGTVKQRLDAIATITAEQSFAPAARDLILIESRAEADSAGIRTVQGTIMATALSRPRVVAAMAELRAMTRPNVTVRVDYRPKLMAGVTNDSALTPRAVAALGRELGGAATLEVNQIIPAFSEDFGAFTEQVPGTYFFLGVSSSANGTVGMPHTPGYVADEGAIQVGARAMAAVILDRLRR from the coding sequence ATGCATCGGTATGCCGCCGTAGTCGCCGTCGCTGTCATCGGGAGCTCGGCCGCGCTGGCGCAGCGCGATCCGCTCATGCAGACCGTGGCGGCGCGACTCAGTGCAACCGAAGGTGAGTTCATCGCCTTCCGTCGGGACCTCCACCAGCACCCCGAAGCGTCAGGCAACGAGGTGCGTACGGCCGAACGTGTTGCCGCCCGGCTTCGCGCACTTGGGCTGGAGGTTCGCACGGGGGTTGGCGGCCACGGCGTTGTGGCGGTGCTGCCCGGCGGCAGGCCAGGGCCGGTCGTGGCGTATCGTGCCGACATGGATGCCGTGATGACGGACGACGCCGACCCGGTGGCGTTTCGCTCCCTCACGCCGGGTGTCCGCCACATCTGCGGGCACGACCTGCACACGACCATCGGGCTGGCGCTCGCCACCGCGTTGCATGCGGTCCGCGCGCAACTCCCGGGCACGGTGCTGTTCATCTTCCAGCCAGCCGAGGAACGCGCAACGGGCGCACACGCCATGCTTGGCGCCGGTGTCTTCGGTCCCCGCGCGCCGGACGCGATCTACGCCCTCCACACCGCACCGCTCGAGGTGGGGCAGCTGGGAACGATCGCGGGAGACCTGATGAGTGGGCGCGATGCGTACCGGATCACGCTCAGTGGTTCCGGCGACCTCGCGGCTGCGGCAGGAACGGTGAAGCAGCGCCTCGATGCGATCGCGACGATCACGGCGGAGCAGTCGTTTGCGCCGGCAGCCCGTGACCTGATCCTGATCGAATCGCGCGCGGAGGCGGATTCTGCGGGAATCCGCACGGTGCAGGGAACGATCATGGCGACGGCGCTCAGCCGGCCCCGCGTTGTCGCAGCGATGGCGGAGCTGCGCGCGATGACACGGCCGAACGTCACCGTGCGGGTGGACTACCGCCCGAAGTTGATGGCGGGCGTCACCAACGATTCGGCGCTGACTCCGCGTGCCGTCGCGGCGCTCGGGCGCGAGCTGGGTGGCGCCGCGACCCTCGAGGTGAACCAGATCATTCCCGCCTTCAGCGAGGACTTCGGCGCCTTCACCGAACAGGTGCCCGGCACTTACTTCTTCCTCGGTGTCAGCAGCTCGGCGAACGGTACGGTCGGGATGCCGCACACGCCGGGCTACGTCGCGGACGAGGGGGCGATCCAGGTCGGTGCACGCGCCATGGCCGCCGTGATCCTCGACCGGTTGCGACGCTAG
- a CDS encoding CHAT domain-containing protein produces MRPWLALVLLIHGPLVAQRPGRARDVVDEARAAAARGTLQAFRDRWERAPASVDRRLAALALGSAARLAYRFPEAARLFRAAEGDTTVPDEVTARAALGLASVEAQQFNVREASRLLLRARALAVRSGSTDVIAEGLLQLVSIRQRTDGVASALATADSAARLFGPADASWKLELACRRAQVRVRTGDTVALRDALTHAASAAALGDARVEGQCWLAAAQAHFGHDKYRDAAIAFGAAADRFEAGRDQASLSAALQWRGYTNRLLGEFDAAKADFSRAIEAGTVSGNRSPVAWAWLGLSALSLAAAEPVRAADEAHRGRLALAAIDDRWGLAEASDLAGAAAHQLGDLKRARARFLEAIAQSESLGAVTNLVNHGAPLIDIERELSGETAALARLAWMDSIARRARNPTWDNERHYHLGLLALRRGDGAGALGHFRRFRATLDERTLNAVRRFDFAVRHAEAQSLAGDVLQGARMLDSAIARFGAWRASISDRALRIASWDERSIDSDPDLGIATIIARTAHAGHDTLALRLANARRSRDLRSAVVAGADRAPAAGELWLQFVTGRRGEPTTLFIRRGTSLRSAALPPVDSLLRSIAALRSLLAGNAAATDLARVLGTSLLGSAIPAADSSTRHLVIVPDGMLHGVPWAALVLPDGRRVIERFAVTTRPVAPAPPRERTGARGSPIVALGLSAGAARWEGATLAPLPRAEREAHGVATAATNGRAIVGAAATERAVRSLAASPPSILHFAMHAIVDDRAASRAAIVLAPADGDDGLLTAHELASMRLPAELVVLSGCSTASGRVLAAEGVQGLVRPLFDAGVQGVVATQWPTSDASAAQMMAWFYAELARGLSTADALRAAQLRGHRAGLPPGEWAGWSYVGDPSTRVSATLMAPRSTSDLPPLIAGFSGLLAVGALVAWFYRTPSRRVRLRT; encoded by the coding sequence ATGCGGCCTTGGCTGGCGCTGGTTCTGCTCATCCATGGTCCGCTCGTGGCGCAGCGCCCGGGGCGCGCGCGCGACGTGGTGGACGAAGCCCGTGCGGCGGCAGCGCGCGGTACGCTGCAGGCCTTCCGCGACAGGTGGGAGCGTGCGCCGGCCTCGGTCGACCGCCGCCTCGCGGCGCTGGCACTCGGATCAGCGGCGCGACTCGCCTACCGATTCCCCGAGGCCGCACGCCTGTTCCGCGCGGCCGAGGGCGATACGACCGTGCCAGACGAAGTCACGGCGCGCGCGGCGCTGGGCCTGGCATCGGTGGAAGCGCAGCAGTTCAACGTGCGTGAGGCAAGCCGTCTGTTGCTGCGTGCGCGAGCGCTCGCCGTGCGGTCGGGCTCCACCGATGTGATCGCGGAGGGATTGCTCCAGCTTGTCTCGATCCGCCAGCGCACCGACGGTGTTGCGTCAGCGCTTGCAACCGCGGATTCGGCCGCGCGTCTCTTCGGACCGGCAGACGCCTCGTGGAAGCTCGAGCTCGCGTGCCGCAGGGCGCAGGTGCGCGTTCGCACCGGTGACACCGTGGCCCTCCGCGACGCGCTGACACACGCAGCGAGCGCCGCGGCGCTCGGCGACGCACGCGTCGAGGGCCAGTGCTGGCTGGCGGCCGCCCAGGCACACTTCGGCCATGACAAGTATCGCGATGCAGCGATCGCGTTTGGTGCGGCAGCCGATCGATTCGAGGCGGGGCGGGACCAGGCGTCCCTGTCAGCCGCTCTGCAGTGGCGTGGCTACACCAACCGGCTGCTCGGTGAGTTCGACGCGGCCAAGGCGGATTTCAGTCGCGCGATCGAGGCCGGCACTGTCTCGGGGAATCGCTCCCCGGTGGCATGGGCATGGCTCGGGCTGAGCGCGCTGTCGCTTGCCGCGGCCGAACCGGTGCGTGCGGCGGACGAGGCGCATCGCGGTCGGCTTGCCCTGGCGGCCATCGACGATCGCTGGGGGCTGGCCGAGGCCAGCGACCTGGCCGGCGCCGCCGCGCATCAACTCGGTGACCTGAAGCGCGCCCGGGCGCGCTTCCTGGAAGCCATCGCGCAGAGCGAGTCGCTCGGTGCCGTGACGAACCTGGTCAACCACGGCGCCCCGCTCATTGACATCGAACGGGAACTCAGCGGCGAGACCGCAGCGCTGGCACGGCTGGCGTGGATGGACTCCATCGCGCGACGCGCCCGGAATCCCACATGGGACAACGAGCGGCACTACCACCTTGGACTGCTGGCGCTGCGACGGGGCGACGGTGCCGGCGCGCTCGGGCACTTTCGCCGCTTCCGTGCCACGCTCGACGAACGGACGCTGAACGCCGTCCGTCGCTTCGACTTCGCCGTGCGGCATGCGGAGGCGCAGTCACTCGCGGGTGATGTCCTGCAGGGGGCGCGGATGCTGGACAGCGCGATCGCGCGCTTCGGCGCGTGGCGGGCGAGCATCAGCGATCGTGCGTTGCGGATCGCGAGCTGGGACGAGCGGTCCATCGACTCCGATCCGGACCTGGGCATCGCGACGATCATCGCCAGGACGGCACACGCGGGGCACGACACGCTGGCCCTCCGACTCGCGAACGCCCGTCGCTCACGCGACCTGCGCAGCGCGGTGGTCGCGGGCGCTGATCGCGCACCGGCGGCCGGCGAACTCTGGCTCCAGTTCGTGACCGGACGCCGCGGCGAGCCCACCACACTCTTCATCAGGCGCGGCACCTCCCTGCGCAGCGCCGCGCTGCCGCCGGTGGACTCCCTGCTCCGCTCCATTGCCGCACTGCGCTCATTGCTCGCGGGCAACGCGGCTGCAACGGACCTCGCCCGGGTGCTCGGCACGTCGCTGCTCGGCAGCGCCATCCCGGCCGCGGATTCGTCCACACGCCATCTCGTGATCGTCCCAGACGGCATGTTGCACGGCGTGCCATGGGCGGCGCTCGTGCTGCCGGACGGTCGGCGCGTGATCGAGCGATTCGCCGTGACGACCAGGCCGGTCGCCCCAGCCCCCCCGCGGGAGCGCACCGGCGCGCGTGGCAGCCCGATCGTTGCGTTGGGCCTCTCGGCGGGCGCTGCGCGCTGGGAGGGCGCGACACTGGCACCGTTGCCGCGCGCCGAGCGCGAGGCGCACGGCGTGGCGACCGCGGCGACCAACGGCCGCGCGATCGTTGGCGCGGCTGCGACGGAGCGGGCCGTCAGGAGTCTCGCGGCGTCACCGCCATCGATCCTGCACTTCGCCATGCACGCCATCGTGGACGATCGTGCCGCGTCGCGCGCGGCGATCGTCCTTGCTCCCGCCGACGGTGACGACGGCCTCCTGACCGCGCACGAACTCGCGTCGATGCGGCTGCCGGCGGAGCTGGTGGTGTTGTCCGGCTGCAGTACGGCATCGGGCCGCGTGCTGGCCGCTGAAGGGGTGCAGGGTCTCGTGCGCCCGCTGTTCGACGCCGGCGTGCAGGGAGTGGTGGCGACGCAATGGCCGACCAGCGATGCATCCGCCGCACAGATGATGGCGTGGTTCTACGCGGAGCTGGCGCGCGGACTGTCCACGGCGGACGCGCTGCGCGCGGCGCAGCTTCGCGGCCACCGCGCCGGCCTGCCGCCGGGTGAGTGGGCGGGGTGGAGCTATGTGGGTGATCCATCGACGCGTGTCTCGGCCACACTCATGGCACCACGCAGCACCAGCGACCTGCCGCCGCTGATCGCGGGATTCAGCGGCCTGCTCGCCGTTGGCGCCCTGGTCGCCTGGTTCTACCGCACCCCGAGCCGCCGCGTGCGGCTGCGCACCTGA
- a CDS encoding sigma-70 family RNA polymerase sigma factor, whose translation MPTTDVTPRHDDLSHRIEAVIAAHAPRGRAAARQYGVDLADIELVLQETRLRIWRHAERGDAPDDLRPALIYRIAAGAAIDLLRRRDARREVPAEAAAAIAARDGNALDQVALQAALRTCFAKLMQSRRAVVAMHLRGSPREEIAALLRWSEAKTRNLLYRGLEDLRLCLRHAGFEGGS comes from the coding sequence ATGCCGACCACTGACGTCACGCCGCGCCACGACGATCTGAGTCACCGGATCGAGGCCGTGATCGCCGCGCACGCCCCGCGCGGGCGCGCCGCGGCGCGCCAGTACGGGGTGGACCTGGCCGACATCGAGCTCGTCCTGCAGGAGACCCGGCTGCGGATCTGGCGGCACGCGGAACGCGGCGACGCGCCCGACGACCTGCGCCCCGCGCTGATCTACCGGATCGCCGCCGGCGCCGCGATCGACCTGCTGCGCCGGCGCGATGCGCGGCGTGAGGTGCCGGCCGAGGCGGCGGCCGCGATCGCGGCGCGCGACGGCAACGCCCTCGATCAGGTGGCGCTGCAGGCGGCGCTCCGCACCTGCTTCGCGAAGCTCATGCAGAGCCGCCGCGCGGTGGTTGCGATGCACCTCCGCGGCAGCCCGCGCGAGGAGATCGCTGCACTCCTGCGCTGGAGTGAGGCGAAGACACGCAACCTGTTGTACCGTGGACTCGAGGATCTGCGGCTCTGTCTCCGGCACGCCGGCTTCGAGGGGGGATCATGA
- a CDS encoding PH domain-containing protein: MYEWLKSIILPLLRIEGGEPHPPAGHVPAEIRRIERAAPGYLRLKLFWWGLYAAAWGLAVVIASTLLLVADVRLLLLVIPLILVALAKAATLYVTMRLDYELRWYVLTDRSLMIREGVWNVKEITLTYANAQNVRVTQGPLERLFGFSTVEVETAGGGSGENGMTPHLARLPGLAHPHEVRDLILDGVRRVGTTGLGDLDDHPARATAAGAAGSVLPPPARQARPATTEATLVMQEVWDEARALRVALERRPETE, translated from the coding sequence ATGTATGAGTGGCTGAAGTCGATCATCCTGCCCCTCCTCCGGATCGAGGGGGGAGAGCCGCACCCGCCCGCAGGGCACGTGCCCGCCGAGATCCGTCGCATCGAGCGTGCAGCGCCCGGCTACCTGCGGCTGAAGTTGTTCTGGTGGGGGCTGTACGCGGCCGCGTGGGGGCTCGCCGTGGTGATCGCGAGCACGCTGCTGCTGGTCGCCGACGTGCGCCTGCTGCTGCTGGTCATTCCCCTGATCCTGGTGGCGCTGGCCAAGGCCGCGACGCTCTACGTCACCATGCGCCTCGACTACGAGCTGCGCTGGTACGTCCTCACCGACCGGAGCCTCATGATCCGGGAGGGCGTCTGGAACGTGAAGGAGATCACGCTCACCTACGCCAATGCACAGAACGTGCGGGTGACGCAGGGGCCACTCGAGCGCCTGTTCGGATTCTCGACGGTGGAGGTCGAGACGGCAGGTGGTGGGTCGGGGGAGAACGGCATGACGCCGCACCTGGCGCGCCTGCCGGGACTGGCGCATCCGCACGAGGTGCGTGACCTGATCCTCGACGGAGTCCGGCGCGTCGGGACCACGGGACTGGGCGACCTGGATGACCATCCGGCGCGCGCCACTGCGGCCGGCGCCGCAGGGTCGGTGCTCCCACCCCCCGCGCGGCAGGCGCGCCCGGCGACGACGGAGGCGACGCTCGTGATGCAGGAGGTGTGGGACGAGGCCCGGGCGCTTCGTGTTGCCTTGGAGCGGCGGCCGGAGACGGAGTAG
- a CDS encoding PH domain-containing protein yields the protein MLPDRDAHLQPVPASRVQAIARPDPQLWKLYLIYSVLANVAFPLAVVPYYFLYRTLRFRFDDEGVAVSHGLFWRRETYLTYARIQDIHVTRNIFERWLGIGTVKIQTASGSAAATESIPGLVAYQDVRNFLYARMRGHHGAAPAAATPPGDTAHGALVTGSEALAVEALTGIRDELRAVRQLLEGQSPRAPDV from the coding sequence ATGCTTCCTGATCGCGATGCGCACCTGCAGCCGGTTCCCGCGTCCCGGGTGCAGGCCATCGCGCGCCCGGACCCGCAGCTCTGGAAGTTGTACCTGATCTACTCGGTGCTGGCCAACGTGGCGTTCCCGCTGGCGGTGGTGCCGTACTACTTCCTGTATCGCACACTGCGCTTCCGGTTCGATGACGAGGGGGTGGCGGTGTCACACGGCCTCTTCTGGCGCCGCGAGACCTACCTGACGTACGCGCGGATCCAGGACATCCACGTGACGCGCAACATCTTCGAGCGCTGGCTCGGCATCGGCACGGTGAAGATCCAGACGGCATCGGGGAGCGCGGCCGCAACCGAGTCGATTCCCGGCCTGGTCGCGTACCAGGACGTCCGGAACTTCCTCTATGCGCGCATGCGCGGGCATCACGGTGCCGCACCTGCCGCGGCCACGCCGCCCGGTGACACCGCGCACGGCGCACTGGTCACGGGCAGCGAGGCGCTCGCCGTCGAGGCGCTCACCGGCATTCGCGACGAGCTGCGGGCCGTTCGTCAGCTGCTCGAAGGCCAGTCGCCCCGGGCGCCCGATGTATGA
- a CDS encoding cytochrome-c peroxidase, translating into MRTTSLPASTISEALLHAVLPGLLLATLTLLLGFGLGVVFGLNEEAITTRLAAAAAAAPAPVYHGDAAAIAVVLAKSWAYMQRAHLHAGALGTTAVALSLIVVLLGIAPLLARMISVAAGAGGLGYSLFWVWAGARAPGMGSTGAAKESLSWLAIPASGLVVAATCAVAALLVLRMWRRPFGIAPAVLRPAVVAATVVACGRAAPPPPSTADSAGARSRSVVESPVQVSTLTRAELAMFGVLPAVMSAPGAPGTPALVALGRRLFYETLLSNGHDVSCNSCHALNGYGADGRRVSFGSVGHVGGRNAPTVYNAAGRSARSSAAWSRHRDGMRTSQATPPCSHRPSARALRSSCRPAAQAATAACPSAARCTAALAW; encoded by the coding sequence ATGCGGACGACGAGTCTTCCTGCCTCGACCATCAGCGAGGCCCTGCTGCATGCCGTGTTGCCGGGCTTGCTGCTCGCGACGCTCACACTGCTGCTGGGTTTCGGGCTGGGGGTGGTGTTCGGGTTGAACGAGGAGGCGATCACCACACGCCTCGCGGCCGCAGCGGCCGCCGCACCCGCGCCGGTCTACCATGGCGATGCGGCCGCGATCGCGGTGGTGCTCGCGAAGTCGTGGGCCTACATGCAGCGCGCGCACCTGCATGCCGGCGCGCTCGGCACCACGGCGGTCGCACTCTCGCTCATCGTGGTGCTGCTCGGCATCGCGCCGCTGCTTGCGCGCATGATCAGTGTCGCGGCCGGTGCCGGTGGCCTTGGCTATTCGCTCTTCTGGGTCTGGGCGGGTGCGCGCGCCCCCGGCATGGGCAGCACCGGCGCGGCGAAGGAATCACTCTCGTGGCTGGCGATCCCCGCGTCGGGTCTCGTGGTCGCGGCGACGTGCGCGGTGGCTGCCCTGCTCGTGTTGCGCATGTGGCGCCGCCCATTCGGCATTGCACCGGCGGTGCTGCGGCCCGCGGTCGTGGCAGCCACGGTCGTGGCGTGCGGACGCGCGGCACCGCCCCCTCCGTCCACTGCGGACAGCGCCGGCGCGCGCTCGCGCAGCGTGGTCGAGAGCCCGGTGCAGGTTTCGACGCTGACGCGCGCCGAGCTGGCGATGTTCGGCGTGCTTCCGGCGGTGATGTCGGCGCCGGGGGCACCCGGCACCCCGGCCTTGGTCGCACTTGGCCGCCGGCTGTTCTACGAAACCCTGCTGTCGAACGGGCATGACGTCTCCTGCAACAGCTGTCACGCGCTGAACGGGTATGGTGCAGACGGGCGACGCGTGAGCTTCGGGAGTGTGGGGCACGTCGGCGGCCGGAACGCGCCCACCGTGTACAACGCGGCCGGGCGATCGGCGCGTTCGAGCGCGGCCTGGTCACGCCATCGCGATGGGATGCGTACCTCGCAGGCGACACCACCGTGCTCACACCGGCCGAGCGCGCGGGCGCTGCGCTCTTCGTGCAGACCGGCTGCGCAAGCTGCCACGGCGGCGTGTCCGTCGGCGGCCAGATGTACCGCCGCCTTGGCCTGGTGA